One window from the genome of Epinephelus fuscoguttatus linkage group LG3, E.fuscoguttatus.final_Chr_v1 encodes:
- the LOC125886566 gene encoding E3 ubiquitin/ISG15 ligase TRIM25-like, with protein MAELSESQFSLMSLEDELTCSICLSTFDCPVTIPCGHNFCQDCLLATWKDSYSCPQCLTIFSTKPELKKNTVLSTVVETISMTSRSEAGQVVEESKAEKKDVLRCDTCMEAEASKTCLTCMASFCDEHLRPHRENPIFRLHQLSEPVGDLSERICPDHHKLMELFCSQHGRPICSLCLQQVHKGCTFVSPEEQRNLIESDLRDKLGLLDGKIEKTETVLFQMNDMQSKLKDTATKRKTALAAVYQQMRDMLAQEEREAQYEVDHELENSQTKLQDLMKRLIENTEKMAKARADVNSLLSQSQTLAFLQASFDLPKAVKFDAHVPRITLDSKKVTATQTFAAALREHLAEILKQPVEARLLMLKQDEKAVPVSGPASTESTGSQPVSEVPEPPEQKNMPSSHSPGCPPVQPLFQPIPVPVYIGSQAGWNLPQHHPPGVYRGPRFTGQKTNPQKCQGKTKTTISEKKEKKIICKPGHKGIPKKTGEASNRSHTVKNKEQDKGPPNASGENTQSGKGSDFKKKDKPRSHPSSEKSTKPHPRPHKNK; from the exons ATGGCCGAACTGAGCGAGAGTCAGTTTTCTCTGATGAGTCTGGAGGATGAGCTGACCTGCAGCATCTGTCTGAGTACCTTTGACTGTCCGGTGACCATCCCCTGCGGACACAACTTCTGTCAGGACTGTCTCCTGGCCACCTGGAAGGACTCCTACAGCTGTCCTCAGTGTCTCACTATCTTCTCCACCAAACCGGAGCTGAAGAAAAACACGGTTCTCAGCACCGTCGTTGAGACCATCAGCATGACAAGCAGGAGCGAGGCCGGCCAGGTGGTGGAGGAGAGCAAAGCCGAGAAAAAGGATGTTCTACGCTGTGATACGTGTATGGAGGCAGAGGCGTCCAAAACCTGCCTCACCTGCATGGCCTCTTTCTGTGACGAGCACCTGCGGCCTCACCGGGAAAACCCAATATTTCGCCTCCACCAGCTGAGTGAACCTGTGGGCGACCTGTCGGAGCGGATCTGCCCGGACCACCACAAGCTGATGGAGCTGTTCTGCAGCCAACATGGCCGTCCGATCTGCAGCCTCTGCCTCCAGCAAGTCCACAAAGGCTGTACCTTCGTGTCTCCTGAGGAGCAGAGGAACCTgatagag TCTGACCTCAGGGACAAGTTGGGCTTACTGGACGGGAAGATAGAGAAAACTGAGACTGTTCTGTTTCAAATGAATGACATGCAGAGCAAGCTGAAG GACACAGCAACCAAAAGGAAGACAGCATTGGCAGCTGTGTATCAGCAGATGCGGGATATGTTGGCCCAAGAAGAACGTGAGGCCCAATATGAGGTGGACCACGAGCTTGAGAACAGCCAGACTAAACTTCAGGACCTCATGAAGAGGTTGATTGAGAATACTGAGAAGATGGCAAAAGCCCGTGCAGATGTCAACAGTCTGCTGAGTCAGTCCCAAACCCTGGCCTTCCTACAG GCTTCATTTGACTTGCCTAAGGCTGTAAAGTTTGATGCTCACGTGCCTCGAATCACCCTGGACTCCAAGAAGGTGACAGCAACACAGACCTTTGCTGCTGCGCTGAGGGAGCATCTGGCAGAGATCCTTAAACAGCCTGTTGAGGCCAGACTACTGATGCTTAAACAAG ATGAAAAAGCAGTTCCTGTCTCAGGACCTGCAAGTACTGAAAGTACTGGATCTCAGCCGGTATCTG AAGTACCAGAGCCTCCAGAGCAGAAAAACATGCCCAGTTCCCACAGTCCAGGATGTCCACCAGTCCAGCCATTATTCCAGCCCATTCCTGTACCTGTTTATATAGGGTCACAGGCAGGCTGGAATCTACCCCAGCACCATCCACCAGGCGTCTACAGGGGTCCTCGATTTACAGGACAAAAGACAA aTCCCCAGAAATGTCAAGGAAAAACTAAGACAACCATatcagaaaagaaagagaagaaaatcaTCTGCAAGCCAGGTCATAAAGGGATCCCGAAGAAGACTGGAGAAGCATCCAACAGAAGCCACACAGTCAAAAACAAAG aacAAGACAAAGGGCCCCCGAATGCTTCAGGAGAGAATACCCAAAGTGGGAAAGGATCTGATTTTAAGAAGAAAGACAAACCCAGAAGCCACCCGTCATCAGAGAAATCAACAAAGCCCCACCCAAGGCCtcataaaaataagtaa
- the dgke gene encoding diacylglycerol kinase epsilon, producing MYKERDEVQDDCGSREEWTLLFWTSLAVIVPVIITLWCSAQRSKRKTYMKDFFRKSKHGWHYTDLFNKPTYCCVCSQHILQGAFCDCCGVCADEQCLRRADRSLPCKEIMAPSSPDGAMEHRWVRGNVPLASYCAVCKQQCGTQPKLCDFRCVWCQTTVHDDCLDSLTDADQCDLGEFHSLIIPPHYLYCVNKLRRRHPDEYSKLASSCGSGWTPVLVLANTRSGNNMGEALLGEFRTLLNPVQVFDLSELTPSKALQLCTLLPPGSVRVLVCGGDGTVGWVLDAIDTMKLKGQDQFMPRVTILPLGTGNDLSNTLGWGAGYAGEIPVEQVLRNILDAEVVKMDRWKVQVASKGLYFRKPKVLSMNNYFSVGPDALMALNFHTHREKTPSFFSSRIINKTVYFLYGTKDCLVQECKDLDKRIELELDGERVALPSLEGIIVCNIGYWGGGCRLWEGMGDEPCPPTRLDDGLLEVVGVFGSFHCAQIQVKLANPLRLGQAHTVRLVLKSSKMPMQVDGEPWAQGPCTITITHKTQALMLYHSAEQTDDDDDESSASETESPTPHDSPRPPGPASARA from the exons ATGTACAAGGAAAGGGACGAGGTGCAGGACGACTGCGGCTCCCGGGAGGAGTGGACGCTGCTGTTCTGGACCTCTCTGGCCGTCATCGTCCCGGTCATCATCACCCTTTGGTGCAGCGCCCAGCGCTCCAAGCGGAAAACGTACATGAAGGATTTCTTTCGCAAGAGCAAGCACGGCTGGCACTACACAGACCTGTTCAACAAGCCCACCTACTGCTGCGTCTGCTCCCAGCACATCCTCCAAGGGGCTTTCTGCGACTGCTGCGGCGTGTGCGCCGACGAGCAGTGCCTGCGCCGGGCCGACCGCAGCCTGCCGTGCAAGGAGATCATGGCCCCCTCCAGCCCCGACGGAGCCATGGAGCACCGCTGGGTCCGCGGAAATGTCCCCCTCGCCAGTTACTGTGCAGTGTGCAAACAGCAGTGTGGGACCCAGCCAAAGCTCTGCGACTTCAG gtgtgtgtggtgtcagACCACAGTGCACGATGACTGCCTGGACAGCCTGACAGATGCAGACCAGTGTGACCTGGGCGAGTTCCACAGCCTCATCATCCCTCCTCACTACCTCTACTGTGTCAACAAGCTCCGCCGTAGGCACCCTGACGAGTACAGCAAG cTGGCATCTTCCTGTGGCAGTGGCTGGACTCCAGTGTTGGTCTTGGCTAATACACGTAGCGGTAACAACATGGGGGAGGCTCTGCTGGGAGAATTTCGCACCCTCCTGAATCCTGTGCAG GTGTTTGACCTGTCTGAGCTGACTCCCTCCAAGGCCCTCCAGCTGTGCACCCTGCTGCCCCCCGGCAGTGTCCGGGTGCTGGTGTGTGGGGGTGACGGCACAGTGGGCTGGGTGCTGGATGCCATCGACACTATGAAGCTGAAG GGCCAAGACCAGTTCATGCCAAGGGTGACCATCCTGCCCCTGGGTACTGGAAATGACCTTTCCAACACTTTAGGCTGGGGTGCCGGATATGCTGGGGAGATCCCTGTGGAACAGGTTCTCCGTAACATCCTTGATGCCGAGGTGGTCAAAATGGACAG ATGGAAAGTGCAGGTGGCTTCAAAAGGCCTCTACTTTCGCAAACCAAAG GTTCTGTCCATGAACAACTACTTCTCTGTGGGGCCTGATGCTCTGATGGCGCTCAACTTCCACACACACCGTGAGAAAACACCCTCCTTCTTCTCCAGCCGCATCATCAACAAG ACTGTATATTTCCTGTATGGCACCAAAGATTGTTTAGTGCAGGAATGTAAGGATCTGGATAAGAGGATTGAG CTGGAGTTGGATGGGGAGAGGGTGGCCCTGCCCAGCCTGGAGGGTATCATAGTTTGTAACATTGGCTACTGGGGTGGAGGCTGCAGACTCTGGGAGGGTATGGGAGATGAACCCTGCCCCCCCACACG GCTGGATGATGGTCTGCTGGAGGTGGTGGGTGTGTTTGGCTCCTTCCACTGTGCTCAGATCCAGGTCAAGCTGGCCAATCCTCTGCGACTGGGACAGGCCCACACTGTCAGG CTGGTTCTCAAGAGCTCCAAGATGCCCATGCAGGTGGACGGAGAGCCGTGGGCCCAGGGTCCCTgcaccatcaccatcactcaTAAGACCCAGGCCCTCATGCTGTACCACAGCGCCGAGCAGACAGATGATGACGATGACGAATCCAGCGCCTCTGAGACAGAGAGCCCCACCCCTCACGACTCACCTAGGCCCCCGGGGCCGGCCTCTGCTCGTGCATGA
- the lg3h17orf67 gene encoding uncharacterized protein C17orf67 homolog isoform X1 produces the protein MTVFALPSSGQSPICLNRHHIYHICDSLWVTCRRRRVSPFTPSGLWSGPQCSESSGRKKVKKMKKLVVFLLCVVLLTIYTDANPIIKESFAKQLLRSKRQDQPMKPGHPDEPMREHLLHMQALDQRAQETNLEHWLNPHCYPHCDRNYGHPV, from the exons ATGACTGTGTTTGCAttgccatctagtggacagTCTCCCATTTGCCTCAACAGACATCATATA TACCACATATGTGACAGTTTGTGGGTGAcgtgcaggaggaggagagtttCCCCCTTCACACCCTCTGGACTCTGGTCGGGACCTCAGTGCAGTGAGAGCTCAGGCAGGAAAAAggtgaagaagatgaagaagctgGTGGTGTTTTTGCTCTGCGTGGTCCTGCTGACCATCTACACAG ATGCCAACCCTATCATCAAGGAGAGCTTCGCTAAGCAGCTGCTCCGCAGTAAGAGGCAGGATCAGCCAATGAAGCCTGGCCACCCCGATGAGCCAATGAGA GAGCACCTGCTCCACATGCAGGCTCTGGATCAGAGGGCCCAGGAGACTAACTTGGAGCACTGGCTGAACCCCCACTGCTACCCTCACTGTGACAGGAACTATGGACACcctgtctga
- the lg3h17orf67 gene encoding uncharacterized protein C17orf67 homolog isoform X2 — protein MKKLVVFLLCVVLLTIYTDANPIIKESFAKQLLRSKRQDQPMKPGHPDEPMREHLLHMQALDQRAQETNLEHWLNPHCYPHCDRNYGHPV, from the exons atgaagaagctgGTGGTGTTTTTGCTCTGCGTGGTCCTGCTGACCATCTACACAG ATGCCAACCCTATCATCAAGGAGAGCTTCGCTAAGCAGCTGCTCCGCAGTAAGAGGCAGGATCAGCCAATGAAGCCTGGCCACCCCGATGAGCCAATGAGA GAGCACCTGCTCCACATGCAGGCTCTGGATCAGAGGGCCCAGGAGACTAACTTGGAGCACTGGCTGAACCCCCACTGCTACCCTCACTGTGACAGGAACTATGGACACcctgtctga